Within Diabrotica virgifera virgifera chromosome 7, PGI_DIABVI_V3a, the genomic segment GTGAAAGAAATGGATTGAATATACTTGAGAACAAGGCAAGTAGAAAATTCAATTTCCTCCACGGAAAGTACATCAGTATCTATAGCAGTGTGATTTGATTTTGCTTTAAGATTGGAAACAAATCTAAGAACATAGGCTAGGGATCTTTGAATTTTTGTGAAAGATGAACAACGATTAAATAAATCATCCAAGGTGTCATTTGACTGAGCAGTAACAGTGACATTTAAGGAaacttgattttttcttaattcagGTAATTCCCCATTCCATTTTTTAATCTGAAATAGTGAGTAATCGATTTCCGGTTTAATTAGAAATTTCGGACCATGAAGCCACAGATCAGTAAGTTCAGCATTAGAACAAATAGATTTTGCTCTGGAGGGCAGATCCGCTGGATTTTGTTTCGACTCAACGTGGTGAAATTGATAAGATTCACTGAGGGAACGTATCTTTATGACTCGAGACTGTACAAACTGATTGTAGAGAAACTTAGATGTAGTTACCCAGGTCAGGGCTATTGTACTGTCCGAGAAGAGATGAGTTTCAGAAATTTTTAAATCTTTCTGTAAGATACCTTGTGAGCGGTGAGTTAACTGGATTCCTAATAGAATGGCGGACAGCTCTAATCTTGGGATAGTTAGTTTGTTTTTTAGGGGAGCGATTTTTGTCTTGGATGTGACAAGTCTCACCGAGACGGTAGAGTCGTCATAAGTGACTCGGAGATACACGCAGGCAGCGTAGATGTCCTGAGAAGCATCACAGAAGGTAATAAGCTGAGTTAAGATAACCTTTTTATCTAGGACTAAGCATCTAGGAAATTTTGTTAGATTTATGGATTGGAATTTCGTTAGAAGAGATTGCCAATCAGAAAGAATTTTATCATTGGTAATGGGGGTGTCCCAATCTAGTGACAATGACCAAATCCTTTGCAACAGAAGTTTTGAATATACAAGAGTTGGTGAAAGAAGCCCTAAAGGGTCGAATAAACGAGAGACATAACTAAGAATTTTTCTCTTAGTAATTGGCGATGTTACCTCGCATACAGGAGGCTTGAATGAAAAAGTATCCTGATCAGGTGACCAAATAATACCTAATATCTTGTCTGAGGAACCAGCCAGGCTTAACTTAATTTCTGGAGTTGGAATcaacttatgttttttaagaaATTCTGGATGGTTCGAGCTTAATTTATGGAGCTGAAAGCCGTGCTTACTCAACAAGGAACTTAACTGAAAGTGGAGAGTCTCAATTTCTTCTAAATTGTTACCACCAGATAGTACATCGTCCATATAGGTAGAGTTGAGCAAGGTTTTTGCCGCAGATGGATGTGAAATTGCATGAGTATCAGCAATGTGTTTTAATACACGAGTGGCTAAGAAAGGGGACGAGGATAAACCAAAGGGTAATCGGTTGAAACGAAAACACTGAAGTTTGTCATCCTGTTTATCCCTCCATAGAAAGTTGAGAAGGAAAGTTTCTTGTTCATTTATGGAAATTTGCAGAAACATATGCTTAATGTCAGCTGCTAGTATATACGTGTAGTGGCGAAAAGTGATTAAGATATCAAAAAGTTCTGGTTGCACCGTGAAGCCTTTATCTAGAACCTGATTTAAACAAATACCTGATGTGGACTTGTTGTTGGGATCAAAGACAATTCTCACGGGAGTGGTGGAGCTTGTTTTTATTATAGGAAAGTGAGGcagaaaataattgaattttcCGTCAAAATTTCTTACTTGAAGAGGAACGTCTGAGACTAAACCTTGAGAATGGTAATCTTGAATAATTTTAGAATAGCTTTGCAACAGGACAGGGTCTGAATGCAATTTTTTCTCCAAATGAAAGAATCGTTTTTTAGCTGTGATAAAGGAATTTCCCATGTGTAGGTCATCAACAGAGTGTTTTAAGTTTAGATTAACTTGATATCGACCTGAAGGCAAAATCTTAACAGTATTCAGAAAAAGTAATTCAGATGGATGATTTTCAACAGATTCAGAAATGGGAGGGTTGACTTCTTCGGATTCCCAGAATTTTTGAACAATCTGAGAGAGATTTTCATCAGCGGTTTGAGATTCAGGCGATTCTGGAGTAGAAGACAGTGTCGTACATGTAACCAAATTATTTACATATTGAGAGGTACCATGCTTGCTTTTTATACAATTTTCAGGAATGCGGCCAGAGATGATAAAACCGAATGTAGTGTTCTGCAGAATTGGTAGACCAGTACCTAAACGAATAATTTGACCGAGTATAATATCTCCATAGTAATCAGCACCGAGTAAAATATCAATGTCTGAAGTGATATGGAATTGAGAGTCAGCTAGTTCcatttcttgtggaatttttagtTTGTTGGCCATAATTGGCAATTGTGGCAGACAGTTTGTAATTTTAGGTAGAATGGAACAAGAAATGTCCAACCTTGAATCATTTGTGGAAGAATAGATAGTCAGATTAGCGGTTGATTTGGAAACCGAGACAGTTTGATTTACTCCGGTGATCTGTAACTGCTTGTTAAAGGTGGGAGTGCTTAGCTGATTAATAAGATTTTGTGTAACAAATGTAACTTGACTTGCTTGATCGAGAAGCGCCTTTACATAAATTCTTTTCCCACTGGGGGCAAGGAGGTATACCTGTATGGTACTTAGAAGGACAACAGGTGTGTTGACCGTATTAGCTGACAACACGTGTGACATAGAAGATTGAGATGGGTGCGTGTTGTCTCTATCCTGATTTTGTGAAGAAGAAGGTCTATTATTTGAATTAGTTAGTTCATTGTACGTGTTTGGATTTATTGGATCACGTTGGGGAGAAGAAGAATTTTTTCTCATATCAAAATGTAAATAGCTATGGTGCTTGCCACCGCAGTGGGAACAAGTTGTCTTACTTAGACATTTTGGAACGGAATGACTTGAACCAAGGCAGTTATAACAGAGATCATGTTGTTTGACGAACATGCTCTTGGCTCGTGGTGTGAGTTCTTTGAAATCCCTACAGATGTAGATGGAATGGTTACCTTTACAGTAGGGGCATAGTCTAGACTTAGAATTATTGAAGGAGTTCGTTTGTTGGTTGTCGTGTTGGTTATTAGTGGTGTGATATGAATGTCTTACTTCCTTGGAAGTTTGTGATTTGTAATTATTTTGGGACTTGGACGAAGAAGAAGATTGCAGATTTTCCAAATGGTTGGCTCTGATATTTATATTTGCTAGAAACTTTGAAAACTCTATGACCTTGTCAGCATCAGGGGCAAATTCCATTGAACGCAATGTGGCTTGGTCAAGCTTCTGTGAAGTAATGTGAATTAggattaaatttaataattcatcGGATGTCTTATTGAGATTAAGCAAAGCCTTGTAGCTATTTGAAACAGAAATATGAAATTCTCTTAACTGGGAGGAATTGGCATGATTGTTCAAGGGTTTAGCTTCAACAATGCCTGAAATTAGATCTCTAATAAGAATGCGATCATTAGTATATCGAGCTTTCAGGGTATCTAAGGCGATGGTATAATTAGTCTCAATCAATGGAATATTTTCTATTAAGCGGTAAGCATCGTCCCTGAGTAGATTTCttaagtaaataaatttttcGATGTTAGTGAGGGTTTCATCTTGATCAATGATGCTGAGAAAGGTTTGGTAGAAGAATTGAAACTCACTTAATTTTCCGGAAAAATTATTGATACGAAGTTCCGGGAGCTTGACAGTTCTCTGTTTGGTGGTGGCATTTTGAGTAATTTGACTAGAAGGAGACGGGACATTGGGATTTGGGACACTAGATATTTCAGATGTTGTAGAACTTGTAGGTGGAGTTAGGAGGCTTTCGAGTTTTTCCTCAAGTAAAGAAAtgcatttataatatttttttactatcGGATCTACGTCTTCAGTAGTAGCTAGCTCTGCAGCGAGAAGATTAGTTGCGTCATTATAGGTACGAAAAGCATCTCTGAGTTGACAAAGTATTTCCTTAATCATATATTTAGTTAGAGAAGCTAAGTCAGTTTCTACACTACTACATAATCTAGTTAAATCTAATTTACTGGCAGTTTTGGACCTCGTTAATTTGTTAATTTGTCCCTGTTCCATTgtgataatttattttaattggtAATCGataataaatgtttaataaaaaaaaaaaaaattatttaaagatatattaaagtcttttttgtaaaaatgtgtaaaaattaTCAAACGCACCCCCGTATGTCAGTGGAAAATTCTTTAGCGTTGTTAGAGCAAAGTGATTTGTACGTGTTGTGACGTAGGTGGTTTCTTCGTAGTACCACCGCGACCGATGGAATATTCCGTTAAGTCGTAGGGAAAGAATAGAAAACGAAAATACCGTTATAAGATGGCGCGCGGCGAGATTTTGCAAATGAAaagaattttttcttttttacagAAATTAGAAATGGCTAATTATCCGGCTAGTAACGAAGGACCACTAGATACTTATGAAGAAAAATACTACATAAATATTTCGAGAGATTAATTAAATTATTCTCGGAAAAGTATTTCCAGACGCTGgctcaaaatatataatattagtttagacgCGCGCACCCTTTTTTTTACACTAAAAAGATTCGTTGATCTCGATTTAGTTTATAGGCGTTCAAAGATAGTTATtggtagaaataaacaaactcacCCTGCGCTGTGGTTGCTTCTGGTTGTTTTTTCTTATCTGGCCAGATAGGTATCCTTGTGTAGCTGTTTGAGGTAACCTACATACGGTTTgcgaaaaactgttttataaacaCATAGATACGCGCACTATTTTACGCACTTTTGGCTCAGTAAAGCCGGTAGAATTTTTTTGGCGGTAAATTTTTCACGTGGATGACGCGGACCCGTTAATGAGAAGTGTTTTTAGTTATTCACTCCTCGAGATTGAAGAAGAAAGTGATCGATGCAACGTGGTTAAGTCTTTTCGGGAAGGGAGGAACGCTTCGCGCCagaaaaaataatacttataTACGCCGCTAGAGTCTGCGGTTCACTTAGGGGTTATTTTACGAGGGAGCGtctgaaattattattttggacgctggttaaaatttgtattttaacaTTATCAAACGCTAATTATTCGACTGCATGTCTTAGTTTGTCGCCAAGATGGGTGGTGAtgtaaattgtttttaagtttttgagTAGTGAGAATCAAAAACACATGCGTTGGGTTTTTCGGCACGCCAAGCCCTTATAAATTCAAACCACATATAGTTTTTCTGCGGTAGACATTCTTCAAGGTCCCTGTCTTTTCTACCTGTTTTGTCTACTTGAAAAACAGAAAGGTTAGTGCCTTGccacgtttttttttttcgagatTTGGTCAACTTTTATTTATTAGGTGGCATTATATTTCTTAGTCCTTAAAACTTTTGTTTAAAGCTGTACTCAACTGCATTATTTCcaaaggtttttatatcattaaCTTGCGTGTGCTTGTCCTAGTTAGGTGTGAGTACTGTGTAGTACTTATGCCCTGTAGCCATTTGCTTTCTAGTATATAGACAATTTTATTGCCTACGCACTATAAGTATCTTCTCAGAATTGATTTTGTCTTAATGTACCTAATTCTGTAAAAGTACATGAAATCCATCTCGTCAAATAAGCGCAGCTGTAGTCCTTAGTTTAAGCCCTCATTAAGAATGTTTATATTGCTGTTTGATTATTAATTCGTCTGGCTAAAGTTATAGATAATCCTAAACTCCAATTTTATTTCATTCTCTGAGTTTTTCGCCAATATGGCACACGACATTACGTAACTAATGCAGTTATAGAGTTTTCTTAGTGAAAAAACTCACAAACTGTGGtaagtttaaattatttcttaataatttaaatatgaatttttctgaAATCTTTCAGACAGATTTTTCCTTCTTTATAGGATTTCTTTTGATAGTCCTTTCGATCTCTGGTCCTGCATAGTTATTTCGTACCACTACATACCTGAAGGTTAGTATGCCCTTTTGTCGAACTCTCATTGCCCACCCGTATTTTATGATATATTATGGTCTTCATAATTCTTCGACTTTTAAAGTATCTTGTGTTTATTGAGCTATTAGTATCTAATTCGTTCCTACTAATTCCAATCATTGAAGTAGTTATGTTTTTTTGAGAATTTTATTgagaattttaatttaaatttacgaGAAGTTACAGAAGAATATAATGTTTTGGAAATTTACACACCTTACTTATTGTCACAAGAATGTTATGtcattctttttctgtaatatgtataatataaacGAAACCGAAAAGCTTTGAATCGTTTACAGGTTGTAGCCCCTATTGATTAATTTTTGAGGGTTAAACATTGATTTATTTAcgttttgaatatttatttattttttattattcaaaGAATTTTGATGTTGGTATGTGtctatatttttaaagtattgtgTAAACACATTTTTTAAGTATGTTATTTTTTTGAGTAATGATTTGAGATAAGGATAATTATGGTCCTGACTTTCTATTTTTAGCCCGTATGACTTTTCTGCCTTATAGGATCACGTCTTCTCTTTTCTTTTGATGACATTTCGATGTTCTTCATAaaaattttaccatttttcctTTTATTTGTTTCAACGTCAAAGCTATTTTGTTTATCGTGTAGCAATAAGGTATAAGTAAATCTACGAAGGTATAATATCAACCAAAATGGTTTTTAGAAAGATCCATATAGATTATTTATGCACTCTTTTATCGTGGTGAACTCTATAAGCTAAAAAGTCGAAGAAATATAGTTTATATCCCATTGCCGTGAAAACACAACCAAAGAAAGACATAAAAACGTCATAAAGAAACTATAGCTTCCGAATTTGAGACTACAGAACTCACCGAAAAGCAGAAAAGTGAAAAATCTACAAGTAGGGCAGCCAAAACTTTATTCATAAAACGTTATATATTCAAATTCATAGGTGAGGTGACGCGATACCGAATTATATGTTAAAATATGCCCTTCTCGCGTTGaaccaaaaaaaatgttggaaTCGAGAGTTATGGCTGCGAAATGAAAATCTCGGGAAATAAATCATCCTTCAGTTAACGCCTTTTTATACCAGCTATCAGATTTGCAAGAGGACACTGATGGAATAACCGGCTTTTTTGCTTTTAGCGGACATTTTTTAAACGAGGTTTTTCATTCGAACGGCAAATCTTTTTCGTCTTCACATCATTGatgattttatttaaaattttctgtACAGAGTGTTAAGAAACAGTTCtatcatttttaaaataaatttgcaGTATGCTATTTAATCTTATATTCATCTTttagagaaaaaatttaaaatctatacGGAAGCTGTTAGTCGCTGTTCTGTTAACAGCGACTTTAACAAATAGTTTTAAACATCTATCTACAAATAATGTGGACACAAACCTATTATGTTGGATGAAGCCTAAAAAGAATCCTTCGCAGaatgtacattaattttttttttttttttttgaaaatagggTACTAACTCAAAAATCTATCTTTCGATATATAAAACGATGTCGGAATTCCATTTTAGCAAATAAGGCGTACATAATTTTATGGGTGTCAACGCTCAAAAACCTGTGAGTACTTAAAACTGCAGAAACCTATAATTATTTCCAATTCATTCCAATTATAAACGCAGTACTAGATATTCTAAGGCCCCATGTTTTGCGCCAGTTGTTAAAATAACCAAAATTTACTTCACTGAAATTTTCATTAATTGTTTATCACAGAAAAGTTTAACAAATTCAATCAACTTTACAACTTAATCTCCCAGGTTTATTCGTTCTTCATAATTGAGTTCAGTATTGCCTGTATTCTGATTTCTGATTTCCTAGAACATCAAGAAAAAGCAGAACTATCGTGACTTAAAAATGAAAGCGCATCGTACCTTGATGAGACTTGAGTTAGCTCAGACATACAGTCGCTAAAGATTGGCAAGATACAACAGTAGCAAATGCAGAAATTCCTTTGATGAAGGATTATCGACAAGATTGCGAGCACCGTCAGGTACGAGCCAGCGTCTAATTGTCAGTGATACTGGTTTTCTGCAAAATGGTGCCTTGGTTTTTGTATCGACTAATACCGGAGAATATCATGTGACATGATGCTTCAAGAAACGGTTCGAAAATATTTTTCAGCGTGTAGATAGCAACTCTCTCATAGTATTGAATAATACATCTTGTGTCATGCGTCTTGTTGAAAGCACGCCAACGATGACTGATAGAAAATTCGTCATTGTAGATCTGGCTACgagaaaaatgtattttatttacaGAGAATATGGTCATGATCAAAGCAGAACTAATATCAAAAAGCAGAGTGGAAGATATCGTCAATATGCTGTTGATTCAATGGCTAGACCTCATTGCTTTTTAACTGTCTAATTTTTTCTCGTTATTATTTGCTGAGCGTATCATTTTAGATGTCGTATTTTGTTCCCAGAATTCTTTATgtattattttaaaatgtatcatgAAATTATTGAACAAATTTCTTTCAGCAAGGTAGGATACGAAATTGAATAATTAACTCGATAGGGCCAATATTTGTCTATCAATTAAAAGCAAACAATCAACTATTTGTACGGTTTTTCCTTGTTGATATTGCGatttaaaattcaattttgtCCTCATAAAAAATGCAGAACTCAAATAAAAACCGAAATCACTATAATGCTAGCAAATGTGTACATATTAGTTAATATACACTGAAATCCGTGGTGTCATATTCTATTCAGTTTGAATGAAAAGCACACTTCGTTTGGGATTCAGCGAACGGCGGTCGAGAAATATCAAGTATTAATTGAATTGTATATTGTTAAATTGAATGCATTCGTTGATGGGGAATCGATGCTGCACACCCGTACACGCCAGTTTCCAACATCAACTATTAATTAAAATGGTAATCGAACACATAAACGCTGACAGCTGACAACGTAGGTGGCGATTTTTTAGCTAAAAGTTAAATTTTGGACTCGGACACAACagagatttatttattttgatgaAACAGCTAATTTTGTTTGATTTATGTCAACATTTTAACGTGTTTTGGTTCTTTTTGTATTGGAAAACTAGCAAAactggtccttcgagccggatattAATGGAGAgctacatattcttctttttctttgagTAACTCTTTTTAAGAGTCTTCATCTTCTTCCTTTTTCACAGTTCTAACTTTACTGCCATTTACCACGCGTAGGGAAACATGTCCGGCTGTATACTTAAACGGTAAAGGAATCCCACAAGGGgatgaagtcaaatatctaggtatgtacttgggcagaagattaaactggaggaagcatatatttactaagcgaaaacaactgggtcataagttaagaaccatatattggctgttgggcaaaaaatcaaaactatcaactgaaaataaaatattaatctacaaATCCATCCCAGTGTGAACTTATGGGATAGAATTATGGGGAACCGCCGCACATTCCAATattgaaatcatacaaagatttcagtccaaaatattgagATAAATACTAGGAGTTCCATGGTTCATAACCAATGAAGGCATCCATCGGGACGCCGGACTACCATACGTCAAAGATGACATCAAAAAGTGCGCGAAAAAACATACAGGGAAACTTAAAGTGCATCCAAACGTGTTAGCAAAAAAATTAGTGAATAAAGCGCGTACTGTTCGTAGGTTAAAACGAAAAGTTCCGTTAGAGTTAAGTGAACaataggtactaaattaatgtgtataagtttatgtcagaaatagtcagtgttgtaggctaagttttaaaaaaaggGGTGCATCACTGGATGCCTTCCTACATATCATTCCTAACTATTGTCAATCCTATTACTTATTGTCTGTTATCTACCTAAACATTTAGATTTAGATTGTATGgatagattgtaataaatgtggggttattaaaaaaaaattttactgtgCCCACCAGAGACcagggtagctgattcgtattcgagggctGCGGACAAATCATCGACCaacgtcttgtgacgagctaatcgcagtggtCTCTGCATTTTATGATCACGAAGaccatcaataaatgtttgaacagccaacttttccataaTATCTTCGAGAGCTGTTGGATAAGCATATCATACTATTCTGGCAATATCTACTtcatattcttgaagagcttcatctctCTTTTattttcgatttttaaactgcgattTAAAGAGACATCCTCCAAATGTTCGTGACCATATCTCAGATTTAGTCTCtccttaaggggatgggtacgaattTTCgacttcaatgctatttaaattggattcatttttttggaatcctgagaaaactaataagtatttttgaaaaatttaaacgcagaatgaaagattacgttattaccgagggccgaaagtccctaaaaacttctataatgtttattttaataagttacaggggtgaaaaactaagagaaaattgagtgtgatttttaatttcaaatatctcattcaaaagaaatcttttattcattctaagggactttcggccctcggtaataaattaatctttcattccgcatttaaatttttttaaaatacttattagttttctcaggattcgaaaaaaataattacatttaaaatacattgaaaattttgacaggcgtcaaaatgttccaTTCCTCTTAAGCTGTTCGAAATTATCTGTCTCCTCTAGGGCTATGGATTGAAGAACATTCAAAGCATCTCCTCAAAGAGCAATAGTCAGATTTACAGCCTTTTCTTTTttggaccatccgttcgctctttCAGCTGACTCGAACTGTTTCATATAGTTGTTTCATGAAGATTTTCCGTTGAAAGTTGGAACTTTAACGTGAGCAGAACCTCCACTCTATCCTGTTTCCCCATCTTCTTTTCTATCTTTTTCATCTCTTCTTTGAAAGTGAAAATATCGGCAACAACTCGAAATATCGAGTATTAATTTGTAACACTTGGGGTACTTACTATAGGGGTTGGGGCTAATGACTATAAACAGATATGGGCTACAAAAGAGATAAAGTAAGCACCTCACTGTTATGATGCGAAGACGGTTACTCGTGTTTTCGTAGGAGAGCGATGGGTCATGGACGTTCTAGGGGGTTAAAGGAATAGGAGTACTAACTACTGAAAATAAGACAAGAGATCGACAACattttgtaattaattataagTACTTTGAATTAAAAATTAAGACAACAGAAAACAAAACtgagaaattgaaaatggttattcattttttatgaaaattaagagttttgtagtAACAAAACTGTACTGCGCTGAAGTGACCTCTTGTGGGTGTTAGATTCGACGATCGTTCCCtcttttttgtccgacaaaaataattatttttttcaacgTATAATCTTAtctgattatacagggtgagtcaccactaacgagACGGAAAATTGCAGCGAAATGgtaaagatttgaaaaaaaaattaaattagtaGTTGTAAGTTGATAAagtctacattttaaaattattttgaaatatacagggtgtcccaataaatggcggcgtatcaaaattatattttttttcttattgaataccctgtatttaattgtctgcaaaaaataaggtatagtttcataaggcttccctatacctatgtacagagtgttctgagttgtGTTGACTtatcttaaaatgtaaagttttaaaagaaggcttattctcaagttatttaataaattataaaaaaattacttttacacctaaatatttggatattggttgaatgtatttcatgattaattattacacatttatttacaatgtgtcatatgattcttattttaaatggaataccatgtatattaataaataattatactaaacaaatttacctctttcgaatggtatatggatgtcctatatctaggtctcatagtttttgcgtaatttgcaatttttaaaattcttaatctgtaaatcgattttaaaacaaaagatgtagttaattaatggcattgtatgacattgtcattttatgacagtacggt encodes:
- the LOC114340096 gene encoding uncharacterized protein LOC114340096, which translates into the protein MEQGQINKLTRSKTASKLDLTRLCSSVETDLASLTKYMIKEILCQLRDAFRTYNDATNLLAAELATTEDVDPIVKKYYKCISLLEEKLESLLTPPTSSTTSEISSVPNPNVPSPSSQITQNATTKQRTVKLPELRINNFSGKLKSPESQTADENLSQIVQKFWESEEVNPPISESVENHPSELLFLNTVKILPSGRYQVNLNLKHSVDDLHMGNSFITAKKRFFHLEKKLHSDPVLLQSYSKIIQDYHSQGLVSDVPLQVRNFDGKFNYFLPHFPIIKTSSTTPVRIVFDPNNKSTSGICLNQVLDKGFTVQPELFDILITFRHYTYILAADIKHMFLQISINEQETFLLNFLWRDKQDDKLQCFRFNRLPFGLSSSPFLATRVLKHIADTHAISHPSAAKTLLNSTYMDDVLSGGNNLEEIETLHFQLSSLLSKHGFQLHKLSSNHPEFLKKHKLIPTPEIKLSLAGSSDKILGIIWSPDQDTFSFKPPVCEVTSPITKRKILSYVSRLFDPLGLLSPTLVYSKLLLQRIWSLSLDWDTPITNDKILSDWQSLLTKFQSINLTKFPRCLVLDKKVILTQLITFCDASQDIYAACVYLRVTYDDSTVSVRLVTSKTKIAPLKNKLTIPRLELSAILLGIQLTHRSQGILQKDLKISETHLFSDSTIALTWVTTSKFLYNQFVQSRVIKIRSLSESYQFHHVESKQNPADLPSRAKSICSNAELTDLWLHGPKFLIKPEIDYSLFQIKKWNGELPELRKNQVSLNVTVTAQSNDTLDDLFNRCSSFTKIQRSLAYVLRFVSNLKAKSNHTAIDTDVLSVEEIEFSTCLVLKNALKFNIGNIGGEFNEIGKVQNGGHCREVIVYSDSKIQLDRNTRKQHPVPFIKVIKNKFQRMQNCEDRKEMIRRHLKTELLCGLNELSSLLGECI